A region from the Neurospora crassa OR74A linkage group V, whole genome shotgun sequence genome encodes:
- a CDS encoding aflatoxin B1 aldehyde reductase member 2, variant, with protein sequence MPLIAQNPQPRVILGLMTFGTDPETGARVTTIPEFSKVLDLFQSRGYNEVDTARMYIGGKQEAFTREAGWKDRGLTLATKVIYPTNGGDNTRDKVLESADISLKELGTDCVDILYLHAADRKTPFAETLSAINDLHKAGKFVRFGISNFTSFEVAEIVMTCKYNNWVLPTIYQGMYNAITRSLETELVLACRRYGLDIVVYNPLAGGLFSGKIKSHDMVPESGRFSDVNKMGVMYRGRYFKESTFRALQVVEQAVEKAGLTMIETALRWMVHHSALKIKDGNDGVIIGVSSIDQLDSNLTDLEKGPLPEEVVKALDEAWKIAKVDTVNYWHGTVEYGYDVREALFGKNAK encoded by the exons ATGCCCCTCATCGCCCAAAACCCCCAGCCCCGTGTGATCCTAGGTCTCATGACCTTTGGCACCGACCCCGAGACGGGCGCCCGcgtcaccaccatccccGAGTTCAGCAAGGTCCTCGACCTCTTCCAGTCGCGGGGCTACAACGAAGTCGACACAGCGCGCATGTACATTGGTGGAAAGCAGGAAGCCTTTACTCGCGAGGCGGGCTGGAAGGACCGCGGCCTGACGCTGGCTACGAAAGTCATCTACCCCACCAATGGAGGAGACAACACGCGGGACAAGGTCCTGGAAAGCGCCGACATTAGTCTGAAGGAGCTAGGGACCGATTGTGTGGATATTCTGTATTTGCACGCTGCT GACCGCAAAACCCCCTTTGCCGAAACCCTCTCGGCCATCAACGACCTGCACAAAGCCGGCAAGTTCGTCCGCTTCGGCATCTCCAACTTCACCTCGTTCGAAGTCGCCGAGATCGTCATGACGTGCAAGTACAACAACTGGGTCCTGCCCACCATCTACCAAGGCATGTACAACGCCATCACGCGGTCTCTCGAGACCGAGCTCGTCCTGGCGTGCCGCCGCTACGGCCTCGACATTGTCGTCTACAACCCCCTCGCCGGCGGTCTCTTCTCGGGCAAAATCAAGTCGCACGACATGGTGCCCGAGTCGGGCCGGTTTTCCGACGTCAACAAGATGGGCGTCATGTATCGCGGCAGGTACTTTAAGGAATCCACGTTCCGCGCGTTGCAGGTGGTCGAGCAGGCGGTGGAGAAGGCGGGGCTCACCATGATTGAGACGGCGTTGCGGTGGATGGTGCATCATAGTGCGCTGAAGATCAAGGATGGGAATGACGGGGTGATTATTGGTGTTAGCAGTATTGATCAGCTGGATAGCAACTTGACGGACCTCGAAAAGGGACCGCTGCCCGAAGAGGTGGTGAAGGCCCTGGATGAGGCGTGGAAGATTGCAAAGGTTGATACGGTCAATTATTGGCATGGAACGGTCGAGTACGGGTATGATGTGAGGGAGGCCCTGTTTGGGAAGAACGCGAAATAG